The region TGTCAATTTATAGAACGGAATATTCGAATATTCTGATGGTGTTGAAAAGTAGTTGGTTGTTGGTGGACACGTGGACGGTGGAGGATTAGACATACGCATACACTGACGTAGTCATACTGgtgtaataaaaagaaaatggtaagtatattctaaaaaattttatattttatgtattattgtcctgaaaatttgatttttttagggGTGTTAGGTATACGTTCACAGTAATTGACAAGCTACTGTCATCTtttaatataagtaataaataaataaataaaatatcttatGTATACTCTTAGATATGTTGTCTTTCttattcataataaaaacttcaaaatattTGAGAGGTGAAGGAAGGTTTTTGATAGTCTAATAGACAGTACAAGTAAATTCTTTCACATGTTTGATTAAGTgcaattatcaaatttttttaattttaaattatatatttaaaattaaaataggtaaaaattcacttacataaaaaactaattttttaataaaaacaacaagcgTTGCATGTCAAAGAATAAGTAAGTACAGTTCTGTCTATTCATCGTTGTTATAATATTCAACTATTTTGACAACTACACAAAAtagtgattattattttttaataaattagaaatcataaatttaaaataaaagaaacacaaacaaaacaaataaaaaaaaattaagagaatatCATTCACAAATATTATAACATTTGAAGAATTTTACAACTATCATAACATTTGAACAATTTTACATAACCAAGACTCGAACTCAGaagtttatatattaatatatttgaagCCGATACATATGAGATTAAGTCTATTGAGGACAAACGTTCAcaagaatgtctcatattttgaaaaatggGAGAGAGGGAGAGTAAAGTGGATAGAGAGATAAACCAATAGTAGTTCAATAATAATCTAATTTTTACACCAGGTTAGGAATGGGTTGATAAGTTGCCCCATGGTGTAGTTTACTTTTAATTACAGGTGCTATTAAAAATATGGTTGAACTGTTAATATTGATTAGATTACTGATGCGATCATAATTGAAGGTTCAGATCAAAATACTGGATATCtcacttttcattgtattaCCATTCATAACCAAAGATGATCACTATTAAATTGAAATCCAACAGTAGAGATCAACGTCCataaatttgaaatctaaaGACATCAGTAGGAATTTATATTCTCACTctctaaatatttatatataaatgatgaaaTTTGGAATCAATGTTTCCAAATTGAACCCCAGAACTATGAAAAGCATCCGGAAATTTTATCACGCGTTGGCGCCAACAACGTCCTCGGAGACCTTCAACTACTACATCTCCATTCTTCGGCGCTGCGCCATTGATGGTGATCTCTGTGAAGTTAGAGGAGCTCATCTTGATATGAAGCTCTCTGGGTTCCCTTATCTCAGCCTTGGGAACAAGCTCGTTGATGCTTACCTGAAGTGCGGGGCAGTTGATGATGCTCGCAAGgtatttgatgaaatgcctcatCCGCATGTTGTGTCTTGGAATGCCAtgatatcttattatattcgtTCTAGGAGAAGTCAAGAAGCTGTGAATTTGTATCATAAGATGGTTTTCCACGGTGTTGTGGCTGATGAGTATACGTTTTCGTGTGTTTTGAAAGCATTTGCTGATCTTGGTTATGTTGAAGAAGGCCGGAGAGTGCATGGGCGGCTTGTGATGAATGGTTTGGGATCAGGCAATATGTTTGTTGGAAGTGCATTGGTTGATATGTATGTGAAGTTCGGTAAGTTGAATGAAGCTCGAGTGGTTTTTGATCAGTCTGATGAGAAAGATGTGGTCTTGGTGACTGCTTTAATTGTTGGTTATGTGCAAAATGGTGAAGATTGTCGGGCAGTGCAGCTCTTCTGTGATATGGTGAATGGAGGTGTTCACGCAAATGAGTTCACTTTCGCGAGTGTTTTGATTGCTTGTGGTAATTTGACAGAGTTGCGAAGCGGCATGACCATCCATGgtctcatttttaaaactggaTTTGAATGTCGGAATGCCTCACAAACATCACTGCTCAGTATGTATTCCAAGTGTGGTTTGGTTGATGAGTCTCTGACAGTCTTTTCGGGGATTTCCAATCGAAATACTGTAACTTGGACTGCGATGATTAGTTGTCTGGTTTACCACCATAGAGAAGAATTAGCATTATCTGTGTTTTGTGACATGCTGCGTGATTCTGTCATGTTGAATGCATTCACCCTATCAACAGCTCTCCGAGGTTGTTCTACGCTTGCACTGTTTGAACAAGGGAAATCGATCCATGGCTATGCAATAAAAATTGGTCTGGATCGGGATAGTTATGTTAGCGTTGGTCTTATTGACACATATGCGAAATGTGGACGTGCTGGAATGGCTAGAATGGTTTTCGATGATTTACCAGCGATTGATCTGGTTTCAATTAACAGCATGATCTATGGTTATGCACAAAATAGTGAAGGATCAAAAGCTGTTGAATTATTCAATATGATGATACAATCAGGTTTAGAACCAAATCATGTGACATTTACTGGTGTCCTCTCTGCTTGCAGTAATGCAGGGCTGCTTGAAGAAGGCCGGCGGTTTTTCTCTTCCATCACTAATGATCATGGCTTAGTACCGTCTATTGATCATTATGCCTGCATGGTTGATTTACTAGGACGTGCTGGAAAACTTGGAGAGGCCGAAGAATTGATAACCAAAATTAAGAGCCCTGATAAAGTTTTATGGAGGACATTGCTTAGTTCATGCAAAATGCATGGTGAAATAGAAATGGCAAAGCTGGCTGCAGCGAGAGTATTAGAACTCGATCCTGGAGATGAGGGAACTTATGTTCTATTGTCCAACATCTATGCATCGTTGGGCAAATGGAATGAAGTCATTAACATCAAATGTGCAATGAGAGAGatgaaattgaagaaagatccaGCAATGAGCTGGACTGAAGTTAATAGAGAAACTCATACATTCATGGCCGGAGATAGGTCTCACCCAAAGGCGGAAGAGATCTATGAGGAATTGGAAAGGTTGATTGAGAGGACAAAGGAGTTGGGTTATGTTCCGAACACAAGGTTTGTGTTGCAAGAAATGGATGAATTGCAAAAGGAGAAGTCTTTATATTATCACAGTGAGAAGTTGGCAATAGCCTTTGGCGTGTTGAGCAGCTCCAACAAGAGTAATACTACTATCAGTATTTTCAAGAACCTCAGAGTTTGCGGTGATTGCCATACTTGGATAAAATTAGTTTCTCAGGTGATCAAGAAAGAGATAATAGCAAGAGATGCCAAGAGATTTCATCATTTCAAGGATGGGTTGTGTTCCTGTCAAGATTATTGGTGAGAACATGATACAGATATTAAAGGAATTGATCAAATGATACCATTGAGCCTCGAGTACAGCACAATGTGATCACAATGAACTTCTACAGATGTTTGCAGGGGTGATAATTTCATACTCTGTATATGTTTGATCAGTTTAAAACCCGGGGAAGCGGCATTTGATTGTACCATGTGCTTTAATCTATTAATGGAGGTAACACTCCATGTCTTTTCTGTTTCATatctatgtttaaaaatattttttctaccCATTATCTTAACTTAATTAACAGAAGTTTTTCAAGTatatgaagaaagaaaaaacattgaGATTGAGCTTCTATAGATGCTGACTTTGACTTTcgtcatatatttattttgtagctTATGCAATCTCAATCGAGGAAAGCAAGAAATATTGGTGATGAACTTGAGTTTCTTCATCAACACCGGAAAGAAATagacattttaatttattgatatttgaCTATTACGTTCGatactttataaaattttcttaaaagttaatttaaaaacCCGAAGCCGTCGCCTGAGAGATTCGAACTCTCGCGGGGAAACCCCATGTACTTAGCAGGCACACGCCTTAACCACTCGGCCAAAGCGACGCTGGTATTTGTGGCGtaaactatacatatatattaatataaaatttcaagcGCAATAACAAAGACAATCGAGAGAAACTTGGGTTTCGAAGAGATAGCTAATAGATGGAGGCCGACATCGGCGGCGA is a window of Dioscorea cayenensis subsp. rotundata cultivar TDr96_F1 chromosome 5, TDr96_F1_v2_PseudoChromosome.rev07_lg8_w22 25.fasta, whole genome shotgun sequence DNA encoding:
- the LOC120260831 gene encoding pentatricopeptide repeat-containing protein At5g65570 gives rise to the protein MKSIRKFYHALAPTTSSETFNYYISILRRCAIDGDLCEVRGAHLDMKLSGFPYLSLGNKLVDAYLKCGAVDDARKVFDEMPHPHVVSWNAMISYYIRSRRSQEAVNLYHKMVFHGVVADEYTFSCVLKAFADLGYVEEGRRVHGRLVMNGLGSGNMFVGSALVDMYVKFGKLNEARVVFDQSDEKDVVLVTALIVGYVQNGEDCRAVQLFCDMVNGGVHANEFTFASVLIACGNLTELRSGMTIHGLIFKTGFECRNASQTSLLSMYSKCGLVDESLTVFSGISNRNTVTWTAMISCLVYHHREELALSVFCDMLRDSVMLNAFTLSTALRGCSTLALFEQGKSIHGYAIKIGLDRDSYVSVGLIDTYAKCGRAGMARMVFDDLPAIDLVSINSMIYGYAQNSEGSKAVELFNMMIQSGLEPNHVTFTGVLSACSNAGLLEEGRRFFSSITNDHGLVPSIDHYACMVDLLGRAGKLGEAEELITKIKSPDKVLWRTLLSSCKMHGEIEMAKLAAARVLELDPGDEGTYVLLSNIYASLGKWNEVINIKCAMREMKLKKDPAMSWTEVNRETHTFMAGDRSHPKAEEIYEELERLIERTKELGYVPNTRFVLQEMDELQKEKSLYYHSEKLAIAFGVLSSSNKSNTTISIFKNLRVCGDCHTWIKLVSQVIKKEIIARDAKRFHHFKDGLCSCQDYW